The proteins below are encoded in one region of Triticum aestivum cultivar Chinese Spring chromosome 1B, IWGSC CS RefSeq v2.1, whole genome shotgun sequence:
- the LOC123097434 gene encoding protein FAR1-RELATED SEQUENCE 5, whose protein sequence is MQTEAGGNKNVSMVSNEIASDNDSDSEDDLSSSLLQNAYEIAVTTVGEQENSGTAGEVQKLTQEDILIFLENDSIEAAQSASQEVCSHHVPHVDMFFDTDDAAYNFYNEYASIAGFSVIKASHYCGKKQGGSAATRVTFKCNRSGRVIDEEEQENRKKKRRDTRQQKTGQEPYRNARKKKANTIALTGCKAQLIVTKKDEKWVITTINLEHNHDLSPHTEVKYLHSHNYMTDEEKLLIRTFNAVKLQIRQIIAILSYLRGGNTPYTKKHVSNVRTAIGKESNQNDMMQVLTYFRKIQAEDPQFYYAFKTTKVSDDASKVLCIFWADGYSRKMYELYGDCLSFDTTFKTNRYNLPFAPFVGVTGHGQNCLFACSIIENETADTFQWLFETFLHCMGGKSPSTIITDEDAGMKTAIPLVFPHICHRRCLFHIKKKAEEKCTRTFAAHKTLHDDFSDIIHNSLTMAEFEQLWTEMVEKYNIGHVKYFQIMWKKRKRFVPLYFKTDFFPFIHSTARSEGTNAIFKDNITSTHNVISFLQEYQKISETIQDKERQQDSITRTTSPTFWVRSELEIQAAKMYNRKIFYRFQKQIKFVLNLHVEEVERNVKYEVYKTPMLAEKDFRMRRFVVIVNLQQQFFSCIYGKFQKDGIVCCHVLRVLSHLNMSVLPEKYYIDRWRPKNTKDIRDICFNVPLELTAGSQHLRYTLLSNRLNEMASDGASTNKKYLYVVAEFERVQQKLDEMTKEDELGEAQQANVDKDTIETDAVPHPDGYGDKLQDPDVAVSKGRPQKGRYKTFMESLASKQKVTCSRCGMPGHYKSSCTASTEDVNSAQKEKDSRKQASASSRTSTGKQPAGGNPRKRARK, encoded by the coding sequence ATGCAGACAGAAGCAGGAGGAAACAAAAACGTCTCTATGGTGTCAAATGAGATTGCTTCTGACAATGATTCTGATTCCGAGGATGATCTTTCTTCGTCGTTGTTGCAAAATGCCTATGAAATTGCTGTTACAACTGTTGGAGAACAAGAGAATAGTGGTACAGCTGGTGAAGTTCAAAAATTAACACAGGAAGACATACTGATATTCCTTGAAAATGACAGTATAGAAGCCGCTCAAAGTGCTAGCCAAGAAGTGTGCAGCCATCACGTACCTCATGTGGACATGTTCTTTGATACGGATGATGCAGCTTACAACTTTTACAATGAGTATGCCTCAATTGCTGGTTTTTCTGTGATTAAAGCATCTCACTATTGTGGCAAGAAACAAGGAGGCAGTGCAGCAACTCGGGTAACTTTCAAGTGCAATCGGTCAGGAAGAGTAATTGATGAAGAAGAACAAGAGAATAGGAAGAAGAAACGACGTGACACAAGGCAACAGAAGACAGGACAAGAGCCCTATCGCAACGCAAGGAAGAAAAAAGCAAACACCATTGCACTAACAGGATGTAAAGCTCAGCTTATTGTCACCAAGAAGGATGAGAAGTGGGTGATAACAACCATAAACCTAGAGCACAACCATGATTTGAGTCCTCACACAGAAGTGAAATACCTTCATTCTCATAACTACATGACAGACGAGGAGAAGCTCCTAATCCGAACTTTCAATGCTGTGAAGCTACAAATAAGACAAATAATAGCAATCCTAAGTTACTTGAGAGGCGGGAACACTCCTTACACCAAAAAGCATGTAAGCAATGTTAGAACAGCCATTGGCAAAGAGAGCAATCAAAATGATATGATGCAGGTGCTCACATATTTCAGGAAGATACAAGCTGAAGATCCACAGTTTTACTATGCATTCAAAACAACTAAAGTCTCTGATGACGCAAGTAAAGTTTTGTGCATTTTCTGGGCTGACGGATATTCTAGGAAAATGTATGAGCTGTATGGAGACTGCCTCAGCTTCGACACAACATTCAAGACAAACAGATACAACCTCCCGTTTGCTCCCTTTGTTGGTGTCACGGGACATGGCCAGAACTGTTTGTTTGCTTGCTCTATCATAGAGAATGAAACAGCTGACACCTTTCAATGGTTGTTTGAGACATTCTTGCATTGCATGGGTGGGAAATCTCCGTCCACAATCATAACAGACGAGGATGCTGGGATGAAGACAGCTATTCCTTTAGTTTTCCCGCATATCTGCCACAGGCGTTGTTTGTTTCATATTAAAAAGAAGGCTGAGGAAAAATGTACTAGGACTTTTGCAGCACATAAGACACTACATGATGATTTCAGTGACATCATTCACAACTCTCTGACAATGGCTGAGTTTGAGCAATTGTGGACAGAAATGGTGGAGAAATACAACATTGGGCATGTGAAGTATTTTCAAATCATGtggaagaaaaggaaaaggtttGTCCCTCTGTATTTCAAGACGGACTTCTTCCCCTTCATTCACTCTACTGCGCGTAGTGAAGGCACCAATGCCATTTTCAAGGACAACATCACGTCAACTCACAATGTGATCAGCTTCCTCCAAGAGTACCAGAAGATTTCAGAGACCATACAAGATAAGGAGAGGCAGCAAGACTCTATCACAAGAACAACTTCGCCGACATTCTGGGTACGAAGTGAGCTTGAGATACAAGCTGCAAAAATGTACAACAGAAAGATATTTTACAGATTCCAAAAACAGATAAAGTTTGTGCTGAATTTGCATGTTGAAGAGGTTGAGAGAAATGTGAAGTATGAAGTCTACAAGACACCAATGCTAGCTGAAAAAGATTTCAGAATGCGAAGATTTGTTGTGATTGTCAACTTGCAGCAACAGTTTTTCAGTTGTATCTATGGGAAATTTCAGAAAGATGGCATTGTGTGTTGCCATGTCTTGAGGGTCCTTTCTCATCTCAACATGTCTGTGCTGCCAGAAAAGTATTACATAGACAGGTGGAGGCCAAAAAATACAAAGGACATACGGGACATCTGTTTCAATGTTCCTTTGGAACTAACTGCTGGAAGTCAACACTTAAGGTATACCCTGCTATCCAACAGGCTCAATGAGATGGCTTCGGACGGTGCATCAACAAACAAAAAATATCTGTATGTTGTAGCAGAATTTGAAAGGGTGCAACAAAAGTTGGATGAGATGACTAAAGAGGATGAACTTGGAGAAGCGCAACAAGCAAATGTTGACAAGGACACAATAGAAACTGATGCAGTACCGCATCCTGATGGCTATGGAGACAAACTTCAAGATCCTGATGTTGCAGTATCAAAAGGGCGTCCACAAAAAGGTCGTTACAAAACTTTCATGGAAAGTTTAGCATCTAAACAGAAAGTCACGTGCAGTCGGTGTGGGATGCCTGGTCATTATAAAAGTTCTTGTACTGCAAGTACTGAAGATGTCAACTCGGCTCAGAAAGAAAAAGACAGCCGCAAACA